The nucleotide sequence CACTCCCACAATGGAGTGAAAGACTCGCGGCAAGGGCGTGTTCCAGATGTGCTCACCGTACATGGCAAGTCGAAACGATGGAGCGCCAATTTTCGCCGCTTCGAGGAGCGTGGTTGCCGAGTGTGCCCGCAAGGCGGAGAGTACGCCATCGTGTCTGGCCAGCGCGGTTCTCATCCTCACGTAGTGAAAGAACCACGAGCCCGGACGCGCCAAAGGCGAAGGCTTGAAGTCGAAATGCACAAATGCGGCAACGCCCGATCGTTCATGATTGCGAAAGAAATCCGTCAGCGCCTCGCCGCGAAAATGGTGCACGACTCCTGTCGTGAAGAACACGTGTCCGCCAACATCTTTGCTGAAGGCGCTCGCCCTCATGAACCGGCATTTCAGGTTTTCCAGTGCGGCCAGCCGCTGTGCCTCTGCTATTAGAGCGTCATTGAAGTCGACGCCAACCAACTCAACGTCATCGCCGAGATTCCCCAGAGCCGCCAGCCAGCGAATGGCGAACCCGGTGCCGCAACCAATATCGACCAGCCGCACAGGCGGCCGGACACCATGTTGACGCAGCGTGCGCAACAAGGGAAGCAGGAGTTCGCGCACACGGCTGCCATGATGAAACTCCTCGGCCATGCGCTGCATTTCGCAATGCGTCTTGATCAGAAGGTGATCGACGGCGTGAGGATCGAGGAAACCGTGTTGCGCCGGAAGGCCCGCCACTACCCGCGCCGCTTGCCTGTTTTTCGATTGCAGGAAGCGGGAGACTACCTCGGACTTTCGCACCGGCAGCCGCGCCAGTGAGGCAGTATCGAATTGCGTGATCAGGTCGGAAACTTCGGGATCAGTGGCACGCATTTTCAGCGCAGCCTATCACGAAACCTGCACCGTGGGACTGGTCAAAGTCGATACCTGCTCTGCTTCTTCGACATTTGTCGGGTGGCGCACTTCTCCAGCGCCGCCCACCGCGAACCGCTAACCCGAGCGAGTTATACTTCCGGCGAGATGTGGTCCGTCCGCCGGAGTTCGTTCTATGCCAGACAAAATCAACTATTCGCTCACGCCGATCGGCTTCGTTCAGTCCCCGCTCAAGAGTCGTCACAACGCACCCAGGCAGGGAAGTGAAGGAGCACCCGACGCATGGATCGAGATCGTATCGAAGGTGGCGCGAGGCGCCCGAGAAATTGAGTTAGGCGACGAAGTGATTCTCATCACTTGGTTTCACAAGGCGAAGAGAAGTGTTTTGAAAGTGCATCCGAGGGGAGACAAAAACACGCCTCTCACGGGAGTCTTCTCCACACGGTCACCTGATCGTCCCAACCCGTTGGGCTTGCATCGCGTAAAAGTTCTGGAGATCGACGGCAGCCGGTTGCGAGTCGGCCCACTCGAAGCGATCGATGGGACGCCGGTGGTCGATATCAAGCCGGTGCTTCGCGGTGACTGATAGCGGCGTTCGATTTTCGCCGTTACGGGCGCGGGTGCGAACTTACATTCCCTTCCGTCATGCCGAGCACCCACTTGATGGCTTCGAAGTACATCTTGCGAATTTCGGGATCGGTCCAGGCTTCCTGCGTGTGTCCGAGGCTGGAATAGAAGACGCGGCCTTTGCCGTACATTTTGTCCCAGGCAACGGCGAAATCGTGGTCGGTTCGATGGACACGCGGGTTGTCAAAATTCAATTTCTTCGGATCGAGACTGAGCAGAACGTTGACTTTGTCGCGCGACCACT is from Acidobacteriota bacterium and encodes:
- a CDS encoding class I SAM-dependent methyltransferase, with translation MRATDPEVSDLITQFDTASLARLPVRKSEVVSRFLQSKNRQAARVVAGLPAQHGFLDPHAVDHLLIKTHCEMQRMAEEFHHGSRVRELLLPLLRTLRQHGVRPPVRLVDIGCGTGFAIRWLAALGNLGDDVELVGVDFNDALIAEAQRLAALENLKCRFMRASAFSKDVGGHVFFTTGVVHHFRGEALTDFFRNHERSGVAAFVHFDFKPSPLARPGSWFFHYVRMRTALARHDGVLSALRAHSATTLLEAAKIGAPSFRLAMYGEHIWNTPLPRVFHSIVGVQSAMFDTLRNQLGRRAARLREPA
- the tsaA gene encoding tRNA (N6-threonylcarbamoyladenosine(37)-N6)-methyltransferase TrmO, with amino-acid sequence MPDKINYSLTPIGFVQSPLKSRHNAPRQGSEGAPDAWIEIVSKVARGAREIELGDEVILITWFHKAKRSVLKVHPRGDKNTPLTGVFSTRSPDRPNPLGLHRVKVLEIDGSRLRVGPLEAIDGTPVVDIKPVLRGD